One Mya arenaria isolate MELC-2E11 chromosome 5, ASM2691426v1 genomic window carries:
- the LOC128236090 gene encoding uncharacterized protein LOC128236090: protein MNTVRKLVFSKEAFPRYAYTSKIADQLDKKGTCLRSIYHSVTDPPLSFSDISIFIKSSNLKTLSADELRYRKTLKEEGRSIKAQNGDKTSESKRKCINPNITITTYDDIQQGSISPVKDITGDILIIVEDDPKTADKAFRSVSRKVDKHVIVKSCSREQISITICTILEIFVLRVLKSRVTALQMLYDQLNHAQFQINQAQTKTRLPINGENGVQVESTVRSKRPIEDVGPPSITRSGKKFRGTECTGSESWSSSDKQRIEIIKDTLHEAHALYRRSRISQDESPFEKAVVPILSDKLAESLYIIDDRIYGCGFRNSTLEVFVNVSHVRLELLRRSLMFSKLK, encoded by the exons ATGAACACGGTTCGGAAACTCGTCTTTTCCAAGGAAGCTTTCCCTAGATATGCTTACACGTCTAAAATCGCCGATCAACTTGACAAAAAAGGAACATGTTTACGATCCATTTACCATTCGGTTACTGACCCACCATTGTCCTTTAGTGATATcagcattttcataaaaagtagCAACTTGAAAACACTTTCGGCAGATGAATTACGATACAggaaaactcttaaagaagaaGGCAGATCGATAAAAGCGCAGAATGGAGACAAAACAAGCGAGAGTAAACGTAAATGTATAAATCCAAACATCACAATTACAACGTACGATGACATTCAACAGGGCAGCATCAGCCCAGTCAAAGACATTACCGGCGACATTCTCATCATAGTAGAAGACGATCCGAAGACAGCAGACAAAGCATTCAGATCCGTTAGCAGGAAAGTAGACAAACATGTTATCGTCAAGAGTTGCTCTCGTGAACAAATTTCCATTACCATTTGTACCATATTGGAAATATTTGTGTTGCGAGTTCTGAAAAGTCGAGTAACTGCATTACAGATGCTTTATGATCAGCTTAACCATGCTCAATTTCAAATCAACCAAGCTCAGACAAAAACTAGGTTGCCAATAAATGGAGAAAATGGCGTTCAAGTTGAATCAACAGTTCGCTCTAAACGACCAATCGAAGATGTTGGCCCACCATCTATCACAAGATCAG gAAAGAAATTTCGAGGAACAGAATGTACCGGTTCGGAAAGTTGGAGTAGTTCGGATAAACAGCGGATCGAAATAATCAAGGATACGCTTCATGAAGCCCATGCTTTGTACAGAAGAAGCAGAATTTCTCAAGACGAGAGTCCTTTTGAAAAAGCTGTTGTACCCATTCTTAGCGACAAG CTCGCAGAATCTCTTTATATCATCGACGACAGAATCTACGGATGCGGTTTCAGAAATTCAACGCTAGAGGTATTCGTTAACGTGTCGCACGTAAGGTTGGAGCTGCTGCGAAGGAGTTTGATGTTTTCGAAACTGAAGTAA